ctttctttcctTCTGCCTTTTTCTTGCTGTTTGTCCGGACTCCAACGCTCCCTCGCAATAACAAGTAACAGCTGTCCTGTTTCCTGTCGCAGATCAATAAATCTAGCAGAGGACGCGTTCTTCCATGCCTAACGCGCCTGCCAGAGCGAACCATGACGGCGGAGCAGGGCGGGAGCGCTACCCATCTGTGTGTGCAGCGGAAGGCCGCCGACAAGACATGGGTCACGCTGGACGGCGTCCCCTACCGTAGTGACCAACGCGACGAGGACCGCCGCCACGAGAACAACCATCTAGACTACAGCAGAAACGACCGTCGGCGCCAGCCACTGTCATACGGCGGCGGGAAGAGAAAGGAGGCGCCTCCGGCGCCGCTGCTGCCTCCGCAAGGGCCGGCGTTCGCCGGCTGGTCGATGGGGGATGTGGCGGGTGTGGCGAGGCACCACTACGTGCCTTGTGCGTTCGCCCTCTCGCTCTTGCTCTTCATGGCCGTCGAGTACACCATTCCGATGGTCCCTTCGACTTCTCTGCCTCTGGACATCGGGTTCATACTCACCAAGTCTCTCCACTCCGTGCTCGCCACCAACCTCGCTCTCAACACCGTGCTCGCTGCTCTCAACACGGTACGTATGAATCACGAACCAAATGATCGA
This Musa acuminata AAA Group cultivar baxijiao chromosome BXJ1-2, Cavendish_Baxijiao_AAA, whole genome shotgun sequence DNA region includes the following protein-coding sequences:
- the LOC135607481 gene encoding phosphatidylcholine:diacylglycerol cholinephosphotransferase 1-like, translating into MTAEQGGSATHLCVQRKAADKTWVTLDGVPYRSDQRDEDRRHENNHLDYSRNDRRRQPLSYGGGKRKEAPPAPLLPPQGPAFAGWSMGDVAGVARHHYVPCAFALSLLLFMAVEYTIPMVPSTSLPLDIGFILTKSLHSVLATNLALNTVLAALNTVFVGMQTLYILWTFVVEGRPRPTIAALFMFTCRGILGCSTQLPLPQGFLGSGVDFPVGNVSFFLFFSGHVAGAVIASLDMRRTRRRGMAWAFDALNLLQSVRLLASRGHYTIDLAVGVGAGFVFDVLAGKYEESWTKPAGEHRRACCSCSSG